Proteins found in one Paludisphaera rhizosphaerae genomic segment:
- a CDS encoding class I SAM-dependent methyltransferase: MSEIPAPMQAKRRRLSQRHLVGEGVEIGALHHPIELSRRARVRYVDRMDATALRAHYSELADYEFVPVDIIDDGERLDTLPDESLDFLVANHFLEHAENPLGTMRRHLSKLRPGGTLFYGVPNKDFSFDRPRPLTTFEHLARDDAAGPEVSRSEHFREWTRVIERVDGAEAVEARARLLESIGYSIHFHVWDAASFADFLDRACEHLEGSFEIREFSLNDMELIAVLGRTETDAIVEPSRSRRRASRPMLNLASRLGHLRARLVAR; the protein is encoded by the coding sequence ATGAGCGAGATTCCGGCCCCGATGCAGGCGAAACGCCGTCGGTTGAGCCAACGGCACCTGGTCGGCGAGGGCGTCGAAATCGGCGCCCTCCACCACCCGATCGAACTGTCTCGACGAGCGCGAGTTCGCTACGTCGATCGGATGGATGCGACAGCGCTTCGCGCCCACTACTCCGAGTTGGCCGACTACGAATTCGTCCCCGTCGACATCATCGACGACGGAGAGCGTCTGGACACGCTGCCGGACGAGTCGCTCGATTTCCTGGTCGCCAACCATTTCCTGGAACACGCTGAGAACCCGCTAGGAACGATGCGTAGGCATCTGAGCAAGCTTCGCCCGGGCGGGACGCTCTTCTACGGGGTGCCGAACAAGGATTTCAGCTTCGATCGACCACGGCCGCTCACAACCTTCGAACACCTGGCCCGGGACGATGCAGCAGGCCCGGAGGTCTCACGCTCCGAACACTTTCGAGAATGGACGCGCGTCATCGAGCGCGTCGACGGCGCTGAGGCCGTCGAGGCCCGCGCCCGTCTGCTGGAGAGCATCGGCTACAGCATCCACTTCCACGTGTGGGACGCAGCCAGCTTCGCCGACTTCCTCGATCGAGCCTGCGAACATCTCGAGGGCTCGTTCGAGATCCGGGAGTTCTCGCTCAACGATATGGAGCTGATCGCGGTGCTCGGGCGGACCGAGACGGACGCCATCGTCGAACCGTCGCGGTCGCGTCGACGGGCCTCCCGGCCCATGCTCAACCTGGCTTCGAGGCTGGGACATCTACGGGCGCGCCTGGTCGCTCGCTGA
- a CDS encoding right-handed parallel beta-helix repeat-containing protein: protein MIGSELGNCGLRPVGGKRRRRRVTPHLEPMEGRLCLSGLTPGLGVATPVNGSLMFVIDSDANGSSDISRPYGSDTDIPIFGDFTGSTLTNIGIYRPSTGTWAIDTKNNGSVGLVVSFGGPNWKPVTGDINGDGRTDLGLYDPNTGTWAFCTDLSGRVNLSFHYGGSRGDVPLLADFNHDGFDDPVIYNGGNWLVDTNSDRVPDQTYRFGGASLAPAGATPLAFDLYGTHDPVLALVAPQSNGQLNWYINPSRDGKNYQTYRLGLNGSTPYTGYFSTANSLFVNSATGADVAGAGSYGAPFKTITAAVNAATPGTTIRLASGGYSENVILNAKSNLKIVGTGMYSTVVSPASKDAFLVYMSSNIHFDDLWLRSAGTDGRGIVALGSSVVTNLIRTNDTRWIGLLAGGANGQVTTVTSRYSRFDGIQTISGVYLDDAAIGSFYGISASEIGFATDYTGDGAGLVVQGTSVARVDRSTFYHNRDCGVTANTGGRLEMSNSYSGNHIQGFGASLFNNSTGIFNNDTFANNGVTFGAVGGMNGIEFAYNFTGWGFVANSRFLNNTANGVFIESAPNQIQIVNNYFSGNWAGVTVFADQPQDINVLVKGNTFATPADATYETFGVTAIGSKAHMVLGGSGADQNTFDGFWDYRFVGLNHVGGLQNKELGCPDITVLGNVFRRKGQTISTSLAVAPC, encoded by the coding sequence ATGATTGGCTCCGAATTGGGCAACTGCGGTTTGCGTCCGGTGGGTGGGAAGCGGCGACGGCGGAGAGTCACGCCTCATCTGGAACCCATGGAAGGGCGGCTCTGCCTGTCTGGACTGACTCCTGGGCTCGGAGTCGCCACACCGGTCAACGGCTCGCTGATGTTCGTGATCGACAGTGACGCCAACGGCAGTTCGGACATCTCGCGGCCGTACGGAAGCGACACCGACATCCCGATCTTCGGCGACTTCACCGGCTCGACGCTGACGAACATCGGGATCTATCGTCCGTCAACCGGAACGTGGGCGATCGACACCAAGAACAACGGCTCCGTGGGCCTGGTCGTCTCGTTCGGGGGACCGAACTGGAAGCCGGTGACCGGCGACATCAACGGCGACGGCCGGACCGACCTGGGGCTCTACGATCCAAACACGGGAACGTGGGCCTTCTGCACCGACCTGAGCGGCCGCGTCAATCTGTCGTTCCATTACGGCGGGAGTCGCGGCGACGTTCCGCTGCTGGCCGACTTCAATCACGACGGATTCGACGATCCCGTGATTTACAACGGCGGCAACTGGCTTGTGGATACGAACTCGGACCGGGTCCCCGATCAGACCTATCGCTTCGGCGGCGCGAGCCTCGCCCCCGCCGGCGCTACGCCGCTGGCCTTCGACCTGTACGGCACGCACGACCCGGTTCTTGCTCTGGTCGCCCCCCAGTCGAACGGCCAACTCAACTGGTACATCAACCCGAGCCGCGACGGCAAGAACTACCAGACCTATCGACTCGGCCTGAACGGAAGCACTCCGTACACTGGCTACTTCTCGACGGCGAATTCTCTGTTCGTCAACTCTGCAACGGGGGCGGACGTGGCGGGGGCGGGGTCTTACGGGGCTCCGTTCAAGACCATCACCGCCGCTGTCAACGCCGCGACGCCCGGAACGACGATCCGACTGGCGTCGGGCGGCTATTCCGAGAACGTCATCCTCAACGCCAAGTCGAACCTGAAGATCGTCGGGACCGGGATGTACTCGACGGTCGTCTCCCCGGCGAGCAAGGACGCCTTTCTCGTTTACATGTCGTCGAACATCCACTTCGACGACCTCTGGCTCCGTTCCGCGGGGACCGACGGTCGCGGCATCGTTGCGCTGGGGTCGTCTGTCGTGACGAACCTCATCCGGACCAACGACACTCGCTGGATCGGCCTGCTGGCCGGCGGCGCCAATGGGCAGGTCACGACGGTGACCTCGCGCTACAGCCGGTTCGACGGAATTCAGACGATCTCCGGGGTTTATCTCGACGACGCCGCGATCGGCAGTTTCTACGGGATCTCGGCCTCTGAGATCGGCTTCGCCACGGACTACACCGGCGACGGTGCGGGGCTCGTCGTTCAGGGAACGTCCGTCGCCCGGGTCGACAGGTCGACGTTCTACCACAACCGGGACTGCGGCGTGACGGCCAACACCGGTGGACGGTTGGAGATGAGCAACTCCTACTCCGGGAATCACATCCAGGGGTTCGGCGCGAGCCTGTTCAACAACTCGACCGGCATCTTCAATAACGACACGTTCGCCAACAACGGCGTGACCTTCGGGGCGGTCGGCGGGATGAACGGGATCGAGTTCGCTTACAACTTCACGGGTTGGGGCTTCGTCGCCAACAGCCGCTTCCTGAACAACACGGCGAACGGCGTCTTCATCGAGAGCGCTCCCAACCAGATCCAGATCGTCAACAACTACTTTTCGGGCAACTGGGCTGGAGTCACCGTGTTTGCGGATCAACCCCAGGACATCAACGTCCTGGTGAAGGGGAATACGTTCGCCACGCCGGCGGACGCGACCTATGAGACGTTCGGCGTCACGGCCATCGGGAGCAAGGCCCACATGGTCCTGGGCGGTTCGGGGGCGGACCAGAACACCTTCGACGGCTTCTGGGACTACCGCTTCGTCGGCCTCAACCACGTGGGAGGGTTGCAGAACAAGGAGTTGGGCTGCCCAGACATCACGGTCCTTGGCAACGTCTTCCGGCGCAAGGGGCAGACGATTTCCACCAGCCTCGCCGTTGCTCCCTGCTGA
- a CDS encoding class I SAM-dependent methyltransferase: MGERHDEDLAGAFNDQAAKFEKAPVQSDPAALERLVRAADFPPGSRLLDAGCGPGLVAEAFLKAGFQVVGADLSPVMIERAQARCAPFGDAARFVQASIHSPEIAALGPFDGAYSRYVLHHVLDPRAFLARQIELVRPGGFVVLCDHLCSPDPARARKHQELEVARDRTHTRNLTGGQLVDLFAAAGLTEIRCVEEEFELDFDEWFDRGSPSESKDSVREVLLAGLDARGFRVAPGQKPSIRIECVRAIVRGRRA; the protein is encoded by the coding sequence ATGGGCGAACGACACGACGAAGACCTGGCCGGAGCCTTCAACGATCAGGCGGCCAAGTTCGAGAAAGCCCCCGTCCAGAGCGATCCAGCCGCTCTCGAACGCCTCGTCCGAGCCGCCGATTTCCCGCCCGGCTCGCGCCTGCTCGATGCAGGCTGCGGACCAGGCCTTGTCGCCGAGGCTTTTCTCAAGGCCGGCTTCCAGGTCGTCGGCGCCGACCTCTCCCCTGTCATGATCGAGCGGGCGCAAGCTCGCTGCGCCCCTTTTGGGGATGCTGCGCGATTCGTCCAGGCTTCAATCCACTCGCCCGAAATCGCCGCCCTGGGCCCGTTCGACGGAGCCTACTCGCGATACGTCCTGCACCATGTGCTGGACCCGCGAGCCTTCCTCGCACGTCAGATCGAGTTGGTCCGGCCCGGGGGCTTCGTCGTTCTCTGCGACCACCTTTGCAGCCCCGATCCGGCCCGTGCCAGAAAGCATCAGGAGTTGGAAGTCGCCCGCGACCGCACCCACACGCGCAACCTGACCGGCGGTCAACTCGTCGACCTTTTCGCCGCCGCCGGGCTGACCGAAATCCGCTGCGTCGAGGAAGAGTTCGAGTTGGACTTCGACGAGTGGTTCGATCGCGGCTCGCCAAGCGAATCCAAGGACAGCGTTCGCGAGGTCCTGCTGGCCGGCCTGGACGCGCGCGGATTCCGGGTGGCGCCTGGTCAGAAGCCTTCGATTCGGATTGAATGCGTCCGCGCGATCGTCCGAGGCCGGCGGGCGTAA
- a CDS encoding CehA/McbA family metallohydrolase, with translation MAPLGARADDLPIVQEVEFQPLGAQARRIAQSLKLLGQPLTVDEQAKLDAAVDSTGGPAAVKAIQQILDARCLVGVEINPESRVKSAPGPAEPKLIQNGWSVFLVKVHNEAGVTAPLVVESPNAGPIFKRSTNASEPKPSIGKADVLQRWCDVAMYDDRPMVRRLSGLPLEYRIVQIAARDEGRREAKLTFSVGQGSQDLGFRSDVDILFSVEPAVAVTLEVRDWDGRPTTGTFLFRDRLGRVYPSPSRRLAPDFFFHPQIYRADGETVLLPPGEYQVEFGRGPEYRVASKTIVVPKGTRHHEGFKLERWINLAAMKWYSGDHHVHAAGCAHYESPTEGVTPDDMWRHILGEDLDVGCVLSWGPCWYAQKAFFDGKVHKLSTAENLMRYDVEVSGFPSSHAGHLCLLRLKEDDYPGTTRIEEWPSWDLPVLKWGKEQGGVVGFSHSGWGMKTRSNAIPNDEIPPYDGVGANEYVVDVVHDAVDFISTVDTPIPWELNVWYHTLNCGYRTRISGETDFPCIYGERVGLGRVYVKLDGKLDFDAWCQKLKEGRSYVSDGHSHLVDFQVGGRNVGEDGSELNLPQPGAVKVRVKAAAMLAPTPTLETESIRSKPLESQPYWHVERARVGGSRRVPVEIIVNGQPVARREIEADGSVQDLELEAPITKSSWIAARIFPSSHTNPVFVLVGDKPIRASKKSAEWCLKSVDQCWKQKSPAIRESEKEAAAQAYDVARATYRRIKEESADE, from the coding sequence ATGGCCCCTTTGGGAGCGCGCGCCGACGATCTCCCGATCGTCCAGGAGGTGGAGTTCCAGCCCCTCGGCGCCCAGGCGAGACGCATCGCCCAGTCGCTCAAGCTTCTCGGCCAGCCGCTCACGGTCGACGAGCAGGCGAAGTTGGACGCCGCCGTCGACTCGACCGGAGGTCCAGCGGCGGTCAAGGCGATCCAGCAGATTCTCGACGCTCGCTGCCTCGTCGGCGTGGAGATCAACCCGGAGAGCCGCGTCAAATCCGCCCCCGGCCCGGCGGAGCCAAAGCTGATCCAGAACGGCTGGAGCGTCTTCCTCGTCAAGGTACACAACGAGGCCGGCGTGACGGCCCCGCTGGTCGTGGAGAGCCCCAACGCCGGGCCGATCTTCAAACGATCCACCAACGCATCCGAGCCCAAACCGAGCATCGGCAAGGCCGACGTCCTTCAGCGATGGTGCGACGTCGCCATGTACGACGATCGGCCGATGGTGCGCAGGCTCTCCGGTCTGCCGCTCGAATATCGAATCGTCCAGATCGCCGCTCGGGACGAAGGCCGGCGCGAGGCCAAGCTGACCTTCAGCGTCGGCCAGGGATCGCAGGACCTCGGGTTCAGGAGCGACGTCGACATCCTCTTCAGCGTCGAGCCGGCCGTCGCCGTGACGCTTGAAGTTCGCGACTGGGACGGCCGTCCCACGACGGGAACGTTTCTCTTCCGCGACCGCCTGGGCCGCGTCTATCCCTCCCCCAGCCGGCGGCTGGCGCCCGACTTCTTCTTCCACCCCCAGATCTATCGAGCCGACGGCGAAACCGTTCTCCTCCCTCCCGGCGAATATCAGGTCGAGTTCGGCCGAGGACCGGAGTATCGAGTCGCTTCGAAGACGATCGTTGTGCCGAAAGGGACGAGGCATCACGAAGGGTTCAAGCTGGAACGTTGGATCAATCTGGCCGCCATGAAGTGGTATTCCGGCGACCACCACGTTCACGCCGCCGGTTGCGCCCATTACGAGAGCCCGACCGAGGGCGTCACCCCCGACGACATGTGGCGGCACATCCTGGGCGAGGATCTGGACGTCGGTTGCGTCCTGAGCTGGGGGCCTTGCTGGTACGCCCAGAAAGCATTCTTCGACGGCAAGGTCCACAAGCTCTCGACGGCCGAGAACCTGATGCGATACGACGTGGAGGTGTCGGGCTTCCCCTCGTCGCACGCCGGCCACCTCTGCCTCCTTCGGCTGAAGGAAGACGACTACCCAGGGACCACCCGGATCGAGGAATGGCCGAGTTGGGATCTCCCCGTGCTGAAGTGGGGCAAGGAACAAGGCGGAGTCGTCGGTTTCTCTCACAGCGGCTGGGGCATGAAAACACGGTCGAACGCGATCCCGAACGACGAGATTCCGCCGTATGACGGAGTCGGCGCCAATGAATACGTCGTCGACGTTGTTCACGACGCGGTCGACTTCATCTCGACTGTCGACACACCGATTCCCTGGGAATTGAACGTCTGGTATCACACGCTCAACTGCGGATATCGGACGCGGATCAGCGGCGAGACCGACTTCCCCTGCATCTACGGCGAACGCGTCGGCCTGGGTCGCGTCTACGTGAAACTCGATGGCAAGCTCGACTTCGACGCCTGGTGTCAGAAGCTCAAGGAAGGCCGGTCTTACGTCTCCGACGGTCACAGCCACCTCGTCGACTTTCAAGTCGGCGGTCGAAACGTCGGCGAGGACGGGAGCGAGTTGAACCTTCCGCAGCCGGGGGCTGTCAAGGTTCGCGTGAAAGCCGCCGCGATGCTCGCTCCGACGCCGACGCTGGAAACGGAATCGATCCGAAGCAAACCGCTGGAGTCGCAGCCGTACTGGCACGTCGAGCGCGCCCGGGTGGGCGGCTCGCGTAGGGTTCCCGTCGAGATCATCGTCAACGGTCAGCCGGTGGCTCGTCGCGAGATCGAGGCTGACGGATCGGTCCAGGACCTGGAGCTTGAGGCCCCGATCACGAAATCCAGTTGGATCGCCGCCCGGATCTTCCCCTCGTCGCACACGAACCCAGTCTTCGTTCTGGTCGGCGACAAGCCGATTCGGGCCTCGAAGAAGTCGGCCGAATGGTGCCTCAAGTCGGTCGACCAGTGCTGGAAGCAGAAGTCCCCGGCGATTCGCGAGAGCGAGAAGGAGGCGGCCGCGCAGGCCTACGACGTCGCCCGCGCAACCTATCGCCGGATCAAGGAAGAGTCGGCCGACGAGTGA
- a CDS encoding cysteine dioxygenase: MKRQRGFQGDRLRRLLQSGFKKPAVAGRSPHIEVPGASRSHLNHPSENRREDSRARVVATLERWARLKAYLPEELIRHGLVAMRANREALGAAVQFGDGCQRACIFACEHFEVLVACRTSGQGGPIHDHGGSICGLLVVEGTATEIVFEETGAGLLSPSRSHNIPEGAVSVSRNGDVHMLANLQSEGTPLITLHVCSPPLTARHRFRLGETAFSGLDEVVDEQTSTRSLSI, from the coding sequence GTGAAACGCCAACGCGGATTCCAGGGCGACCGTCTGCGTCGTCTCTTGCAGAGCGGATTCAAGAAGCCGGCCGTCGCCGGCCGTTCGCCCCATATCGAGGTCCCAGGCGCATCGCGATCGCATCTGAATCACCCATCCGAGAACCGTCGGGAAGACTCCCGCGCGCGGGTCGTCGCGACGCTGGAACGCTGGGCGCGCTTGAAGGCGTATCTCCCGGAAGAGCTGATCCGTCACGGGCTCGTCGCCATGAGGGCGAATCGCGAGGCCCTTGGCGCCGCAGTTCAGTTCGGTGACGGCTGTCAACGGGCCTGCATCTTCGCCTGCGAACACTTTGAAGTCCTCGTCGCCTGCCGGACCTCGGGGCAGGGGGGGCCGATCCACGATCACGGCGGGTCGATCTGCGGCCTGCTTGTCGTCGAGGGGACGGCCACGGAGATCGTCTTCGAGGAGACGGGGGCCGGGCTGCTTTCTCCTTCGCGGTCTCACAACATCCCCGAGGGAGCGGTATCAGTCTCACGAAACGGCGATGTCCACATGCTCGCCAACTTGCAATCTGAGGGGACGCCGCTCATCACGCTTCACGTCTGCTCGCCGCCTCTGACCGCCCGTCATCGATTCCGGCTTGGGGAGACGGCCTTCAGCGGACTTGACGAGGTTGTAGACGAACAGACCTCCACTCGAAGTCTCTCGATCTGA
- a CDS encoding DUF1559 family PulG-like putative transporter, whose amino-acid sequence MSRNLRQHGFTLIELLVTVSIIGLLIGLILPAVQMARESARRLRCSNNLRQIGLGFAGYSTVHDALPPTFGGLGFSSFAATLPFVEGVTLYASVNYALMQDSRANGTATYSLVDILLCPSDPPMSRMGWTNYAANIGWKRQDIQRCNGLFVLFTEPLVRSASVLDGLSNTAMVSEWVCGQGGVIGVGDRLGSAYDIEADFWRPGQFEAAMKACNNLKLGEPLPHAGKGRPWLNGSPGFSAYSHNLGINFPSCIHTENPSSSWTAGSRHGSGANVLSGDGHVAFLKSSMALPVWRALGTRDGGELVGTFE is encoded by the coding sequence ATGAGTCGCAACCTCCGACAGCACGGGTTCACGCTGATCGAGCTTCTCGTCACAGTCTCGATCATCGGCCTGCTGATCGGGTTGATTCTGCCGGCCGTGCAGATGGCTCGTGAGTCAGCCCGAAGGCTGCGGTGCTCTAACAATTTGCGACAGATCGGGCTCGGATTCGCCGGCTATTCCACGGTCCACGATGCACTCCCGCCGACGTTCGGAGGGCTGGGCTTCTCGTCGTTTGCAGCGACCTTGCCGTTCGTGGAAGGCGTGACGCTGTATGCGTCAGTGAACTATGCGTTGATGCAAGACAGCCGTGCCAACGGAACGGCGACTTATTCCCTGGTCGATATCCTGCTCTGCCCCTCGGATCCTCCGATGAGTCGCATGGGGTGGACGAATTACGCGGCAAACATCGGGTGGAAACGCCAGGATATCCAGCGATGTAATGGGCTATTCGTCCTCTTCACAGAACCACTCGTTCGGTCGGCGTCGGTCCTGGATGGATTGTCGAATACGGCGATGGTCTCGGAATGGGTCTGTGGCCAGGGAGGTGTGATCGGTGTCGGCGATCGCCTCGGCTCGGCATACGACATCGAAGCTGACTTTTGGAGACCGGGACAGTTCGAGGCGGCGATGAAAGCCTGCAACAACCTCAAACTGGGGGAGCCGTTACCTCACGCTGGAAAAGGAAGACCTTGGTTGAACGGCTCACCAGGCTTCAGCGCCTACTCTCACAACCTGGGCATCAACTTTCCGAGTTGTATCCATACGGAGAATCCATCCTCCTCATGGACCGCCGGTAGTCGGCACGGTTCGGGGGCGAACGTCCTATCGGGCGACGGCCACGTCGCTTTTCTGAAATCCTCCATGGCTCTCCCGGTCTGGCGAGCCTTGGGCACTCGCGATGGTGGCGAATTGGTGGGGACTTTTGAGTGA
- a CDS encoding AsmA family protein codes for MKCRWFRRLLLILPGIAVAPVLLWCLIVLLAPTNWARKQVVAALERSSGRAVDLDRLTVCFSGGLDLTNLRIGAPGSQDDPWLEAGNLHLDVGVFQILCGRFDATALDIDGLRLRIRRRADGTFELADLVRARGALNATDTQTCSGPTNLQIHVSHAEIHLIDEPTQGDVVLKGVDGEGTWEEGRTITGTMTGMVNQGEFRFSGSLNRIPGRPSFEGQIFADRVVLDDGMAFLRYLVPVLAGSNFRVGGDMTMEMYLRGDGETREMLRQTLVGDGRIMIDPIQLDGSELFAEVEKSVPMPVKNRGGSLRTEFTVKEGRITTNRLSLNVAKAPLVVTGWTDFDGRLDYRMSLEGLAERVPDRARRLLADLDLDVEALSGLRLSGTVDDLNVSVLGRGADAVSPVDGFLAPPDKQRLKMLGREIRDKILR; via the coding sequence ATGAAATGCCGATGGTTCCGCCGGCTGCTCTTGATCCTGCCCGGGATCGCGGTGGCGCCGGTCCTGCTCTGGTGTCTGATCGTCCTGCTGGCCCCCACCAACTGGGCTCGCAAGCAGGTCGTTGCGGCGTTGGAGCGGTCGAGTGGACGAGCCGTCGACCTCGATCGCCTCACCGTCTGTTTCAGCGGCGGCCTCGACCTGACCAATCTCCGGATCGGCGCTCCTGGTTCTCAGGACGATCCCTGGCTTGAAGCCGGCAACCTCCATCTGGACGTCGGCGTTTTTCAGATCCTCTGCGGCCGATTCGACGCGACGGCCCTCGACATCGACGGACTCCGCCTTCGGATCCGTCGACGCGCGGACGGGACCTTCGAACTCGCCGATCTCGTCCGCGCTCGAGGAGCTTTAAACGCGACCGACACTCAGACTTGCTCGGGCCCGACGAACCTGCAGATCCACGTCAGCCACGCCGAGATCCACCTGATCGACGAACCCACGCAGGGGGACGTCGTCCTGAAGGGGGTCGACGGCGAGGGGACCTGGGAAGAAGGCCGCACGATCACCGGAACCATGACCGGCATGGTCAATCAGGGTGAGTTCCGCTTCTCGGGCTCGCTCAACCGCATTCCGGGCCGGCCGAGTTTTGAGGGGCAAATCTTCGCGGATCGCGTGGTCCTCGACGACGGAATGGCGTTCCTCCGCTACCTTGTCCCCGTCCTGGCCGGGTCGAACTTCCGGGTCGGCGGCGACATGACCATGGAGATGTATCTCCGAGGCGACGGAGAGACGCGCGAGATGCTCCGTCAAACGCTCGTCGGCGACGGCCGGATCATGATCGACCCCATTCAACTCGACGGCAGCGAACTCTTCGCCGAGGTCGAGAAATCCGTGCCGATGCCGGTCAAGAACCGCGGAGGATCGCTCCGGACCGAGTTCACCGTCAAGGAGGGGCGGATCACCACCAATCGGCTCTCCCTCAACGTGGCCAAGGCTCCCCTGGTGGTCACCGGCTGGACCGATTTCGACGGCCGGCTCGACTACAGGATGAGCCTCGAAGGACTGGCCGAGCGAGTCCCCGACCGCGCCCGACGGTTGCTCGCCGACCTGGACCTGGACGTTGAGGCCCTCAGCGGCCTGCGACTCAGCGGAACGGTCGACGACCTGAACGTCAGCGTTCTGGGCCGGGGTGCAGACGCCGTTTCCCCGGTCGACGGTTTCCTTGCTCCTCCCGATAAACAACGGCTCAAAATGCTCGGCCGGGAGATCCGAGACAAGATCCTTCGTTGA